A single window of Drosophila suzukii chromosome 3, CBGP_Dsuzu_IsoJpt1.0, whole genome shotgun sequence DNA harbors:
- the Muc96D gene encoding integumentary mucin C.1 translates to MRNIYAFALLLIAVFASTSSGASVSDLLCRNKADGIRAVVPGSCSRFYECHNGVAKEYSCPRYYDFKVRSCVSYNPGCVEGVVTEPVAQQSIRDTAEPCSGATTTAPPCVKPTTKPPCAGASTTTTTCAPTTTTTTTTSTTTTTTCAPITTTTTTTEAPTTTTTTTCAPTTTTTTTTTTTTTTTTTTTTTTTTTTTTTTTTTTTTTCAPTTTTTTTTEAPTTTTTTTTCAPTTTTSTTTTTTTTTTTTTTTTTTTTTTTTTTTTTTTTTTCAPTTTTTTTTEAPTTTTTTTTTTCAPTTTTTTTTTTTTTTTTTTTTTTTTTTTTTTTTTTTTTTTTTTCAPTTTTSTTTEAPTTTTTTTTCAPTTTTSTTTTTTTTSTTTTTTTTTTTTTTTTTTTTTTTCAPTTTTTTTTVAPTTTTTTTTCAPTTTSTTTTTTTTTTTTTSTTTTTTTTTTTTTTTTCAPTTTTTTTTEAPTTTTTTTTCAPTTTTSTTTTTTTTTTTTTTTTTTTTTTTTTTTTTCAPRTTTTSTTEAPTTTTTTTTCAPTTTSTTTTTTTTTTTTTTTTTTTTTTTTTTTTTTTTTTTTTTTTTTTKCAPTTTKSTTTCAPATTKSTTTCAPTTTKSTTTCAPTTTTSSTTTTTECADKTTTTTECADKTTTTTECADKTTTTKCADATTTVCPTAAKALAATHSLRNPVRRNPVHRLLWEVAQWAGISSASSEVAIKVSCSGKPDGFLMASPERCNDYYICRHQRALKVSCGDRYFNGQKGICDLPENTSCVQS, encoded by the exons ATGAGGAATATATACG CTTTTGCCCTGCTGCTCATTGCAGTCTTTGCAAGCACCTCCAGCGGTGCTAGCGTTTCCGATCTTCTGTGTCGCAACAAGGCCGACGGTATTCGGGCTGTGGTGCCCGGAAGTTGCTCCAGGTTCTATGAGTGCCACAACGGCGTTGCCAAGGAATATTCGTGTCCCAGGTACTACGACTTCAAGGTCCGCAGCTGCGTGTCCTATAACCCTGGTTGCGTCGAGGGGGTTGTAACGGAGCCAGTGGCACAGCAGTCTATCCGGGATACCGCTGAACCGTGCAGTGGAGCCACCACCACTGCACCACCTTGCGTGAAGCCCACAACCAAGCCTCCATGCGCTGGAGCTTCTACTACCACAACAACATGTGCTCCAACGACCACCACTACTACTACCACGTCAACAACCACAACCACAACATGTGCCCCAATAACTACGACTACTACAACCACTGAGGCTCCAACCACTACCACAACTACAACATGTGCCCCAACAACCACTACTACTACAACCACGACAACGACCACAACGACAACCACAACCACAACTACTACAACCACAACCACTACAACAACCACCACGACAACAACGACAACCACAACGTGTGCCCCAACTACTACGACTACTACAACCACTGAGGCTCCAACCACTaccacaaccacaacaacatGTGCCCCAACAACCACCACCAGTACTAccacgacaacaacaacaacgacaaccacaaccacaaccacaactacaaccacaaccacaaccacaacgacaacaacaacaacaacgacaaccACAACATGTGCCCCAACTACTACGACTACTACAACAACTGAGGCACCAACCACTACCACAaccacaaccacaacaacatGTGCCCCAACAACCACTACTACTACTACCACGACAACGACCACAACCACAACgacaaccaccaccacaactacaaccacaaccacaacaacaaccaccacaacaacaacgaccACAACAACGACAACCACAACATGTGCCCCAACTACTACGACTTCTACAACCACAGAGGCTCCAACCACTaccacaaccacaacaacatGTGCCCCAACAACCACCACCAGTACtaccacaacaacaaccacaacgTCAACCACAACGACAACCACAACCACAACTACAACCACAACCacaacgacaacaacaacgaccACCACAACATGTGCCCCAACTACTACGACTACTACAACCACTGTGGCTCCAACCACTACCACAACCACAACCACATGTGCCCCAACAACCACTTCTACTACTACTACCACGACAACGACCACAACCACAACGACATCCACAACAACGaccacaaccacaacaacCACCACAACAACTACCACAACATGTGCCCCAACAACTACGACTACGACTACCACTGAGGCTCCAACCACTACCACAACTACAACGACATGTGCCCCAACAACCACCACTAGTACTACCACGACAACAACTACGACTACTACTACCACGACAACAACGACAACCACAACAACtaccacaacaacaacgactACAACAACATGTGCCCCAAGAACTACGACTACTTCAACCACTGAGGCTCCAACCACTACCACAACTACAACGACATGTGCCCCAACAACTACCTCTACTACTACCACGACAACCACCACAACGACAACCACAACGACTACCACAACAACTACCACAACCACCACTACTACTACCACGACAACAACGACgaccacaacaacaaccactaCCACAACGACAACCACAAAATGTGCCCCAACCACTACCAAAAGTACAACGACATGTGCCCCAGCCACTACCAAAAGTACAACGACATGTGCCCCAACCACTACCAAAAGTACAACGACATGTGCCCCAACAACCACCACATCTTCTACCACGACAACAACCGAATGCGCTGACAAAACAACTACAACCACCGAATGCGCTGACAAAACAACTACAACCACCGAATGCGCTGACAAAACAACAACCACCAAATGCGCCGACGCCACAACAACTGTCTGCCCCACAGCCGCGAAGGCGTTGGCTGCCACCCACTCGCTACGTAATCCCGTCCGCCGCAATCCTGTCCACCGCCTTCTTTGGGAAGTGGCCCAATGGGCGGGTATTTCTTCCGCCAGTTCCGAGGTTGCGATCAAGGTTTCCTGCTCCGGCAAACCCGATGGATTCCTGATGGCATCTCCCGAGCGGTGCAACGACTACTACATCTGTCGCCACCAGCGCGCCCTGAAGGTCAGCTGTGGTGATAGATACTTCAACGGACAGAAGGGCATCTGTGATCTCCCCGAAAACACCAGCTGTGTTCAGTCCTAA
- the Fur1 gene encoding furin-like protease 1 isoform X3, with the protein MKNDVVRWSRQPTSNINSSNISSSNCRSSNSNSNSSNISSHKHRSKSNKLNARQLGPHAARSCRQREEKEEEQQTIIECDIGNFNFDCNLFKTSFLTHHKPKLSGNSKSRSRCINSSRHLAKTKAVLLLALQFSAVVFLCNFNVGFVAGSVATAASSASGSSPSTSSPPAPPAAPPPQPPSSPLKVDPNGQSPVLPPYILDYETGGKAKLTPNSGKYGQSGSSGSNNQIVGHYTHTWAVHIPNGDNGMADDVAKDHGFVNLGKVNTISTLTNYLE; encoded by the coding sequence ATGAAAAACGACGTCGTGCGATGGAGCAGGCAGCCAACTAGCAACATCAATAGCAGCAACATTAGCAGCAGCAATTGTagaagcagcaacagcaacagcaacagcagcaacatcagcagccaCAAACACAGAAGCAAAAGCAACAAATTAAATGCTCGACAATTAGGGCCACATGCTGCCAGAAGTTGTCGGCAGAGAgaagaaaaagaagaagaacAACAAACAATCATTGAATGTGATATAGGAAATTTCAATTTCGATTGCAATTTATTCAAAACTAGTTTTTTAACGCACCACAAACCGAAACTTAGTGGCAACAGCAAAAGCAGAAGCAGATgcatcaacagcagcagacACTTGGCGAAAACGAAAGCTGTATTGCTGTTAGCTCTGCAATTTAGTGCCGTAGtttttttatgtaattttaATGTCGGTTTCGTGGCCGGAAGTGTGGCAACGGCGGCATCATCAGCAAGCGGCTCATCACCATCGACCTCATCCCCGCCCGCACCACCAGCTGCACCACCGCCGCAGCCACCGTCATCGCCACTCAAAGTGGATCCAAATGGCCAGTCGCCAGTGCTGCCGCCCTACATTCTCGACTATGAGACGGGGGGCAAGGCGAAGTTAACGCCCAACAGCGGGAAGTACGGCCAATCGGGAAGTTCCGGGAGCAACAACCAAATCGTCGGACACTACACCCACACCTGGGCGGTTCACATACCGAATGGCGATAATGGCATGGCCGATGATGTGGCCAAGGATCACGGTTTCGTCAATTTGGGCAAG